From Brienomyrus brachyistius isolate T26 chromosome 18, BBRACH_0.4, whole genome shotgun sequence, one genomic window encodes:
- the LOC125713263 gene encoding kelch-like protein 10 isoform X2: protein MARALFTGDWKDSGKREYQFPGISPDTMQHIIEYAYTYSVLVTAENVANLLAAADRLSILGIIQRCSDFLHEQLCLQNCIGLFKTADGYGLNELHQSVFSFILQNFKEVASISEEFIDLSLQELCDIIEKDELNVKQEDVVFEAILRWIEHEPATREAHISALLPKVRMARMDVEYFLTTIKNNPIVKANGECKTIVSEVLKILYDLDNENQNSDLENPLICPRLPSDIILAIGGWDNSATNSIDAYDTRADCWMDVTQRDDSFQAGHGTAYLKGLVYCIGGSDGNTITNAVRRLDPITRTWQQVAPMHLPRCYHSVAVNDGSIYVMGGYDGQRVFNIVERYDPETNKWTLMEPMNERRSVASATTLNGKIYICGGFNGTDILRTAERYDPRTGEWTQIAPMRTRRRCLGVAAYKGEIYVVGGTDGAHPLRSMEVYDPATYRWRTMAPMFTMRSNFGIAVVDDLLFVMGGTDGLTVTNKVECYDADTGSWYRAQDMSNPKKSFSCCVIPAFHRIVNSAAPR from the exons atggcaag ggctctgttcaccggtgactggaaggattcgggaaagcgggagtaccagttcccaggcatttccccagataCAATGCAGCACATCATTGAGTAcgcctacacgtactctgtgctcgtcacggctgAGAATGTGGcgaacctcctggcagctgctgatcgGCTGAGTATCCTGGGCATCATACAGCGCTGCAGTGACTTtctgcatgagcagctctgccttcagaactgcattGGCCTTTTTAAAACTGCCGATGGCTACGGCCTCAatgagctgcaccagtctgttTTCAGCTTCATCCTTCAGaacttcaaggaggttgccaGCATCTCAGAGGAGTTCATAGATCTGTCCCTACAAGAACTTTGCGACATTATTGAGAAGGATGAGCTGAATGTGAAACAGGAAGATGTGGTGTTTGAggccatcctccggtggatcgagcacgagcctgccacccgagaggcccacatttcagctctgttgcccaag GTGcggatggctcgtatggatGTGGAGTATTTCTTGACGACAATAAAGAACAATCCTATAGTGAAGGCTAATGGAGAATGCAAGACAATTGTCAGTGAAGTCTTGAAGATACTATATGATTTAGATAATGAAAATCAAAATTCGGACTTGGAAAACCCATTGATCTGCCCACGCCTGCCCTCTGACATCATTCTGGCTATCGGTGGCTGGGATAACTCTGCAACAAATTCGATTGACGCGTACGACACCCGGGCCGACTGCTGGATGGATGTCACGCAGCGAGACGACAGCttccaggcaggtcatggcACTGCTTATTTAAAAGGACTCGTGTACTGCATCGGGGGGTCTGATGGCAACACCATCACTAATGCCGTCCGTCGGCTCGACCCCATCACACGGACGTGGCAGCAGGTGGCCCCAATGCACTTGCCCCGCTGTTACCACAGCGTGGCTGTTAACGATGGGTCCATCTATGTCATGGGCGGCTATGATGGCCAGAGGGTCTTCAACATTGTAGAGCGGTACGACCCAGAAACTAACAAGTGGACCCTGATGGAGCCCATGAACGAGCGGCGAAGTgttgccagtgccaccaccctgaatggcaag ATATACATCTGCGGTGGCTTTAATGGTACTGATATCCTCCGTACTGCGGAGCGCTATGATCCACGCACGGGTGAATGGACCCAGATCGCACCAATGCGCACTCGCCGGCGTTGCCTTGGAGTGGCTGCTTACAAGGGGGAAATCTATGTG GTGGGCGGTACCGACGGGGCTCATCCGTTAAGGAGTATGGAGGTCTATGACCCTGCAACGTACCGCTGGCGGACTATGGCCCCCATGTTCACAATGCGCAGCAACttcggcatcgcagtggtggacgaccTCCTCTTTGTTATGGGTGGCACTGATGGATTGACTGTGACCAATAAGGTGGAATGTTATGATGCGGACACTGGCAGCTGGTACCGTGCTCAGGACATGAGTAACCCCAAGAAATCCTTCAGCTGCTGCGTAATACCTGCCTTCCACCGCATCGTGAATTCTGCTGCACCTCGTTAG
- the LOC125713263 gene encoding kelch-like protein 10 isoform X1, producing the protein MMAHDMERVLMSPAFEVFNKLRLAGQLCDVVLITDGVKFNAHRVILCGCSSYFQALFTGDWKDSGKREYQFPGISPDTMQHIIEYAYTYSVLVTAENVANLLAAADRLSILGIIQRCSDFLHEQLCLQNCIGLFKTADGYGLNELHQSVFSFILQNFKEVASISEEFIDLSLQELCDIIEKDELNVKQEDVVFEAILRWIEHEPATREAHISALLPKVRMARMDVEYFLTTIKNNPIVKANGECKTIVSEVLKILYDLDNENQNSDLENPLICPRLPSDIILAIGGWDNSATNSIDAYDTRADCWMDVTQRDDSFQAGHGTAYLKGLVYCIGGSDGNTITNAVRRLDPITRTWQQVAPMHLPRCYHSVAVNDGSIYVMGGYDGQRVFNIVERYDPETNKWTLMEPMNERRSVASATTLNGKIYICGGFNGTDILRTAERYDPRTGEWTQIAPMRTRRRCLGVAAYKGEIYVVGGTDGAHPLRSMEVYDPATYRWRTMAPMFTMRSNFGIAVVDDLLFVMGGTDGLTVTNKVECYDADTGSWYRAQDMSNPKKSFSCCVIPAFHRIVNSAAPR; encoded by the exons atgatggcacacgacatggagcgagtactgatgtccccggcgttcgaagtgtttaacaagcttcggctggcaggacagctttgtgacgtggtcctcatcACCGACGGTGTTAAATTCAACGCCCATAGAgtaattctgtgtggctgtagctcatacttcca ggctctgttcaccggtgactggaaggattcgggaaagcgggagtaccagttcccaggcatttccccagataCAATGCAGCACATCATTGAGTAcgcctacacgtactctgtgctcgtcacggctgAGAATGTGGcgaacctcctggcagctgctgatcgGCTGAGTATCCTGGGCATCATACAGCGCTGCAGTGACTTtctgcatgagcagctctgccttcagaactgcattGGCCTTTTTAAAACTGCCGATGGCTACGGCCTCAatgagctgcaccagtctgttTTCAGCTTCATCCTTCAGaacttcaaggaggttgccaGCATCTCAGAGGAGTTCATAGATCTGTCCCTACAAGAACTTTGCGACATTATTGAGAAGGATGAGCTGAATGTGAAACAGGAAGATGTGGTGTTTGAggccatcctccggtggatcgagcacgagcctgccacccgagaggcccacatttcagctctgttgcccaag GTGcggatggctcgtatggatGTGGAGTATTTCTTGACGACAATAAAGAACAATCCTATAGTGAAGGCTAATGGAGAATGCAAGACAATTGTCAGTGAAGTCTTGAAGATACTATATGATTTAGATAATGAAAATCAAAATTCGGACTTGGAAAACCCATTGATCTGCCCACGCCTGCCCTCTGACATCATTCTGGCTATCGGTGGCTGGGATAACTCTGCAACAAATTCGATTGACGCGTACGACACCCGGGCCGACTGCTGGATGGATGTCACGCAGCGAGACGACAGCttccaggcaggtcatggcACTGCTTATTTAAAAGGACTCGTGTACTGCATCGGGGGGTCTGATGGCAACACCATCACTAATGCCGTCCGTCGGCTCGACCCCATCACACGGACGTGGCAGCAGGTGGCCCCAATGCACTTGCCCCGCTGTTACCACAGCGTGGCTGTTAACGATGGGTCCATCTATGTCATGGGCGGCTATGATGGCCAGAGGGTCTTCAACATTGTAGAGCGGTACGACCCAGAAACTAACAAGTGGACCCTGATGGAGCCCATGAACGAGCGGCGAAGTgttgccagtgccaccaccctgaatggcaag ATATACATCTGCGGTGGCTTTAATGGTACTGATATCCTCCGTACTGCGGAGCGCTATGATCCACGCACGGGTGAATGGACCCAGATCGCACCAATGCGCACTCGCCGGCGTTGCCTTGGAGTGGCTGCTTACAAGGGGGAAATCTATGTG GTGGGCGGTACCGACGGGGCTCATCCGTTAAGGAGTATGGAGGTCTATGACCCTGCAACGTACCGCTGGCGGACTATGGCCCCCATGTTCACAATGCGCAGCAACttcggcatcgcagtggtggacgaccTCCTCTTTGTTATGGGTGGCACTGATGGATTGACTGTGACCAATAAGGTGGAATGTTATGATGCGGACACTGGCAGCTGGTACCGTGCTCAGGACATGAGTAACCCCAAGAAATCCTTCAGCTGCTGCGTAATACCTGCCTTCCACCGCATCGTGAATTCTGCTGCACCTCGTTAG